A single region of the Salicibibacter cibi genome encodes:
- a CDS encoding NADP-dependent oxidoreductase, which yields MNKNRQILLAQRPQGLPDQSTFEFAETTVPDPGDNQVLVRAHYLSVDPYMRGRMNDAKSYATPFEVGKPLTGGVVGEIAASNHDDFQPGDFVSGNLDWADYTIAEGATLQKINPDNTPITTALYVTGMPGLTAYFGLMDICQPKTGETVVVSGAAGAVGMIVGQIAKLHGCRVVGIAGSDEKIAYLQDELGFDAAINYKTTNNIREDLKNACPNGIDAYFDNVGGDITDAVLFQLNFHARVALCGQIAHYNAEKVEQGPRILPYLLTRSVLLKGFIVRDYAERYEEGINDLSKWLQEGKITYEENIIEGLENAPEAFLGLFRGENLGKQLVKVIE from the coding sequence ATGAATAAAAACCGACAAATTTTACTGGCACAACGACCGCAAGGCCTACCGGATCAATCGACCTTCGAGTTCGCCGAAACAACCGTCCCGGACCCCGGAGACAACCAGGTGCTCGTACGCGCCCACTACCTCTCCGTCGACCCTTACATGCGCGGCCGGATGAATGACGCAAAATCGTACGCCACCCCTTTTGAGGTAGGCAAACCACTGACAGGCGGGGTTGTCGGCGAGATCGCGGCATCGAATCACGACGATTTTCAGCCCGGCGACTTCGTGAGCGGCAACCTTGATTGGGCAGACTACACGATAGCAGAAGGAGCAACTTTACAAAAAATAAACCCGGATAACACACCAATAACAACTGCCCTATACGTCACAGGTATGCCCGGTTTAACGGCTTACTTCGGATTAATGGACATCTGCCAACCGAAAACCGGTGAAACAGTCGTTGTTTCCGGAGCGGCAGGCGCAGTCGGCATGATCGTCGGCCAGATTGCAAAACTACACGGATGTCGAGTCGTCGGCATCGCCGGTTCAGATGAAAAAATCGCTTATTTGCAGGATGAACTCGGCTTTGACGCGGCGATTAACTACAAGACGACAAACAATATTCGCGAAGATCTGAAAAACGCCTGTCCGAACGGCATCGACGCGTATTTCGATAACGTCGGAGGCGACATTACCGACGCCGTGCTTTTTCAGTTAAACTTCCATGCCCGCGTGGCACTTTGTGGGCAAATCGCCCATTACAATGCAGAAAAAGTGGAACAAGGTCCGCGAATCTTGCCGTATTTACTCACCAGAAGCGTCTTGCTAAAAGGATTTATCGTCAGAGATTACGCCGAACGGTATGAAGAAGGCATCAATGATTTATCGAAATGGCTACAAGAAGGCAAAATAACATACGAAGAAAACATCATCGAAGGATTGGAAAACGCCCCCGAAGCCTTTTTAGGCCTATTCCGAGGGGAGAACCTAGGCAAACAGCTCGTTAAAGTGATTGAATAA
- a CDS encoding NAD(P)H-dependent flavin oxidoreductase, protein MPNIPSILKGLRTPVIGAPLFIVSNPKLVIEQCKAGIVGAMPALNARPASQLDEWLAEITEELAAHNARHPDKPAAPFAINQIVHRSNERLEHDMEICEKYKVPITITSLGAREEVNAAAHSYGGIVLHDVINNRFAHKAIEKGADGLIAVAAGAGGHAGAKSPFALVQEIRQWFDGPLVLSGSIASGDSVLAAQAMGADFAYIGSSFIATHEARAAEEYKQMITESTSDDIVYSNLFSGVHGNYLAPSIRNAGLDPDALPESDPSKMSFSEDKNKKKTWKDIWGSGEGIGVINEITHAATLVDRLDREYVAAKERLFASELVTEKKEDPS, encoded by the coding sequence ATGCCAAACATCCCATCAATATTAAAAGGCCTACGCACCCCCGTCATCGGCGCACCACTTTTCATCGTTAGCAACCCTAAGCTCGTCATCGAGCAATGCAAAGCGGGGATCGTCGGAGCCATGCCTGCCCTAAACGCCAGGCCTGCTTCCCAACTTGATGAATGGCTGGCGGAAATTACCGAGGAGCTCGCGGCACATAATGCTCGGCATCCCGATAAACCCGCTGCGCCGTTCGCCATTAATCAAATCGTCCACCGCTCCAATGAACGGTTGGAACACGACATGGAAATCTGTGAAAAATACAAAGTGCCGATCACGATCACATCTTTAGGCGCCCGCGAAGAAGTGAATGCCGCCGCACACAGCTACGGTGGAATTGTTTTGCATGATGTCATCAATAATCGATTTGCCCACAAAGCCATTGAAAAAGGAGCGGACGGTCTGATTGCTGTTGCCGCCGGAGCAGGAGGCCATGCCGGCGCGAAGAGCCCGTTCGCGCTCGTTCAGGAAATTCGCCAATGGTTTGACGGCCCGCTTGTTTTGTCCGGATCGATCGCGAGCGGCGACAGTGTACTGGCTGCGCAAGCGATGGGCGCCGATTTTGCTTATATCGGATCGTCTTTCATCGCGACTCATGAAGCGCGCGCCGCGGAAGAATACAAGCAAATGATCACCGAAAGTACATCCGATGACATTGTTTACAGTAATCTTTTCAGCGGGGTACATGGAAATTACCTTGCCCCGTCCATCCGCAACGCCGGTTTAGACCCTGACGCGCTTCCGGAAAGCGACCCATCGAAAATGAGCTTCTCCGAAGATAAAAACAAGAAAAAAACATGGAAAGATATTTGGGGAAGCGGCGAAGGCATTGGCGTTATTAATGAAATCACGCACGCAGCAACATTGGTCGACCGGCTTGACCGTGAATACGTCGCTGCAAAAGAAAGATTGTTCGCAAGTGAATTGGTGACTGAAAAGAAGGAGGACCCATCATGA